The proteins below are encoded in one region of Peribacillus muralis:
- a CDS encoding sensor histidine kinase — MIRKYMAERLSWITFFIFLHLFIILVAYLDSAIPVQPIMYIVFLSLILFCIFLIFRYKKETNFYKRLEAREDNLDLSNMAEPDSPFERIIESSINNQTELLKRTAERSQMTLEQEKDELLSWIHEVKTPLTAMHLMIDRLDDGMLKSHLTYEWLRIHLLLDQQLHQRRMPFIENDLYMENMNLETIIFDEIKTVQTWCIQKGIGFDIQLDVTEVLSDAKWLAFIIRQLLTNSIKYSENTDISIKSHIHEEQTILEVADCGRGIDSKDVSRIFDKGFTSTSNHRDSAATGMGLYLAKRAADSLFISIDVQSELGAGTTLTLRFPKRNDFVNITSM; from the coding sequence ATGATCAGAAAATACATGGCGGAAAGGCTCAGCTGGATCACATTCTTCATATTCCTTCATCTGTTCATCATCTTGGTCGCCTATCTTGATTCAGCCATTCCCGTACAGCCCATCATGTACATTGTCTTTTTATCCTTGATCTTGTTTTGTATCTTTTTGATTTTCCGTTATAAAAAAGAAACGAATTTTTATAAACGGTTAGAAGCACGGGAAGACAATCTCGACTTATCGAACATGGCTGAACCCGACAGTCCTTTCGAAAGAATCATCGAAAGCAGTATCAACAATCAAACCGAATTATTGAAGCGAACCGCCGAAAGGAGCCAAATGACCTTAGAGCAGGAGAAGGATGAATTATTATCTTGGATACATGAAGTGAAGACCCCTTTAACGGCGATGCATTTAATGATCGATCGCCTGGATGATGGCATGCTGAAATCTCATTTGACTTATGAGTGGTTAAGGATTCACCTGCTTCTCGATCAGCAGCTCCATCAAAGGCGCATGCCTTTCATCGAAAATGATTTGTATATGGAGAATATGAACTTGGAAACCATCATTTTCGATGAGATTAAAACCGTGCAAACATGGTGCATCCAAAAAGGGATAGGCTTTGACATCCAATTGGACGTAACCGAGGTGCTTAGTGATGCCAAATGGCTCGCTTTCATCATCAGGCAGCTATTGACGAACTCGATTAAATACAGTGAAAACACCGATATTTCGATAAAAAGCCATATCCACGAGGAACAAACGATCCTCGAAGTGGCAGATTGCGGACGAGGCATCGATTCGAAGGATGTATCACGCATTTTTGATAAAGGATTTACATCCACTTCAAATCATCGCGACAGTGCCGCAACAGGCATGGGGTTATATTTAGCCAAGAGAGCTGCCGATTCCCTATTCATCTCGATTGATGTCCAATCAGAGCTTGGAGCAGGAACGACCTTGACCTTACGCTTCCCAAAGCGGAATGACTTCGTGAATATAACAAGCATGTGA
- a CDS encoding ABC transporter ATP-binding protein → MNILEAKKIHKSYGNKFNKQEVLKGLDICIKEGEFVSIMGASGSGKTTLLNVLSSIDKISSGTITIDGQEISGMKEKMLAEFRKNHLGFIFQEYNLLDTLTVKENILLPLSITKTPNRDAFQKFDEVAKELGIHEVKDKYPNEISGGQKQRTSAARAFIHEPSIIFADEPTGALDSKSASDLLNKLSDMNKKHKATIIMVTHDPVAASYCSRVIFIKDGQIYTQLNKGEETRQTFFKDIMKTQGVLGGVQNEH, encoded by the coding sequence ATGAATATATTAGAAGCGAAAAAAATCCATAAAAGCTACGGTAATAAGTTCAATAAACAAGAAGTACTGAAGGGGCTTGATATATGCATCAAGGAAGGTGAATTCGTCAGTATCATGGGGGCCTCCGGTTCAGGAAAAACGACGTTGTTGAATGTCCTTTCCTCCATCGACAAAATTAGCAGCGGCACCATTACAATCGATGGACAAGAGATTTCGGGGATGAAAGAAAAAATGCTCGCCGAATTCAGGAAAAACCACCTTGGCTTCATCTTCCAGGAATATAATTTATTGGACACACTGACCGTCAAAGAAAATATTCTCTTGCCTTTATCGATTACAAAAACACCCAATCGCGACGCGTTTCAAAAGTTTGATGAAGTGGCAAAGGAGCTTGGCATCCATGAAGTGAAGGATAAGTATCCAAATGAAATTTCCGGTGGGCAAAAACAGCGTACCTCCGCGGCGCGGGCTTTCATCCATGAGCCGAGCATCATTTTTGCTGATGAGCCGACTGGGGCGCTTGATTCCAAATCCGCTTCCGATTTACTGAACAAACTGAGCGATATGAACAAAAAACACAAAGCGACGATCATTATGGTGACCCATGATCCCGTGGCAGCCAGTTATTGCAGCAGAGTCATTTTCATTAAAGATGGACAAATTTATACTCAACTGAATAAAGGGGAAGAAACCAGGCAAACCTTTTTCAAGGACATCATGAAAACACAAGGTGTACTGGGCGGTGTGCAAAATGAGCATTAA
- a CDS encoding ABC transporter permease, with protein MSINQLILRNLKKNLKNYYLYVFALVFSASLYFAFVTLQYDPAMDKAEGSIKGGASIKAASILLVAIVSIFLLYANSIFIKRRSKEIGLFQLIGMTKNRIFRILSAENFILYFCSVFMGIFIGFAVSKLIIMILFKITGVQAIATLQFSILPLVQTVIVFSVIYLFIMLMNYIFIKRQTILSLFRVTSLTEGKVKKVSMLEMIIGAFGIILIISGYVVSSKLFDGAFMEMTELLMAMIYILASVIIGTYLFYKGSVSFIFNIVRKKKNGYLNINEVLSLSSIMFRMKSNAVLLTIITTVSALAIGLLSLSYIAYYSAEKMAVTSIPNDFALTDKKDAEAFKQALSASNIAYAEEKIEVLQIKVNAKNILEKNLEAVNFDPNNMVLSVISENSVKGINLAEDETLFSGYSSMLEKVMPLKNSGVVEWKGKHEVIPQTYMGLNDKSILPYYFTNGGMPVGIVDDTIFTRLKKDIDPEIQKVFSVNFGIDIKDDAKIPAANDTFKKMKFNEEQIQESQLESFDQQKKNMGLIMFIVGFLGLTFLITSGCILYFKQMDESENEKSNYTILRKLGFTQADLLKGIQAKQVFNFGIPLVVGLLHSYFAVQSGWFLFGTEVWTPMIIVMVLYTALYSIFGILSVLHYKKVIKDSL; from the coding sequence ATGAGCATTAATCAACTCATCCTTCGGAACCTGAAGAAGAACCTGAAAAACTATTACCTCTATGTATTTGCATTGGTCTTCAGCGCCTCGCTTTATTTCGCTTTTGTCACCTTGCAATATGACCCAGCGATGGATAAAGCGGAAGGTTCGATAAAAGGCGGCGCTTCCATCAAGGCTGCATCGATCTTGCTTGTTGCGATCGTTTCCATATTCCTCTTATATGCCAATAGCATTTTCATCAAACGGCGCAGCAAGGAAATTGGCTTATTCCAATTGATAGGCATGACAAAAAACAGGATCTTCCGTATCCTGAGCGCAGAAAACTTCATCTTGTATTTTTGCTCGGTATTCATGGGCATCTTCATCGGGTTTGCCGTTTCCAAATTGATCATCATGATCTTATTTAAGATCACTGGCGTCCAGGCGATCGCGACTCTGCAATTTTCCATTTTGCCGCTTGTCCAAACCGTAATCGTTTTTAGTGTCATCTATCTTTTCATCATGTTGATGAATTATATCTTCATTAAACGGCAGACCATATTATCCCTATTCAGGGTCACTTCCTTGACCGAAGGAAAAGTGAAAAAGGTTTCAATGCTCGAAATGATCATCGGCGCATTCGGGATCATCCTGATCATTAGCGGCTATGTCGTTTCCTCCAAATTATTCGATGGAGCGTTCATGGAAATGACCGAGCTTTTAATGGCGATGATCTATATTTTGGCATCCGTCATCATCGGGACCTATCTATTTTATAAAGGGTCAGTAAGCTTCATTTTTAATATCGTTCGTAAAAAGAAAAATGGATACTTGAATATCAATGAAGTTTTGTCCCTTTCATCGATCATGTTCCGGATGAAATCGAATGCGGTTTTGCTGACGATCATCACGACCGTTTCCGCCCTGGCGATTGGATTATTATCCTTAAGCTATATCGCCTACTACTCAGCTGAAAAAATGGCGGTGACTTCCATCCCTAACGATTTTGCCTTGACCGATAAGAAAGATGCCGAGGCATTCAAACAAGCTTTGTCCGCAAGTAACATTGCCTATGCCGAAGAAAAGATTGAAGTCCTCCAAATCAAGGTCAACGCAAAGAATATATTGGAGAAAAACCTCGAAGCGGTGAATTTTGATCCGAACAATATGGTTCTTTCCGTCATCAGTGAGAACTCCGTTAAAGGAATCAACCTCGCTGAGGATGAAACGCTGTTTAGCGGCTATAGCAGCATGCTCGAGAAAGTCATGCCCTTGAAGAATTCCGGAGTGGTTGAATGGAAGGGCAAACATGAAGTGATTCCCCAAACCTACATGGGCCTGAACGATAAGAGCATCCTGCCCTATTATTTCACGAATGGCGGAATGCCCGTCGGGATTGTGGATGATACAATATTCACGCGTTTGAAAAAGGATATCGACCCGGAAATCCAGAAAGTCTTCTCCGTTAATTTCGGGATTGATATCAAGGATGACGCAAAGATTCCAGCGGCGAATGACACCTTCAAAAAAATGAAGTTTAACGAGGAACAGATACAAGAATCACAGCTTGAAAGTTTCGATCAACAGAAAAAGAATATGGGCCTCATCATGTTCATCGTCGGCTTTTTGGGACTGACCTTCTTGATCACATCCGGCTGCATCCTCTATTTCAAGCAAATGGATGAAAGTGAAAATGAGAAATCGAATTATACGATTTTACGAAAACTCGGATTCACCCAAGCCGATTTACTAAAAGGGATCCAAGCGAAGCAGGTTTTCAATTTTGGCATTCCTTTAGTCGTCGGGCTGCTTCATAGTTATTTTGCAGTCCAATCAGGATGGTTCCTATTCGGAACCGAGGTTTGGACACCGATGATCATCGTCATGGTATTATACACCGCCTTGTATTCGATCTTTGGGATCCTTTCCGTCCTGCATTATAAAAAGGTCATTAAAGATTCGCTATAA
- a CDS encoding NAD(P)/FAD-dependent oxidoreductase — MEQQDLFDVTVIGGGPAGLYSTFYSGLREMKTKVIEYQPQLGGKIHVYPEKMIWDVGGLTPTTGEKLIEQLVEQGLTFNPTVVLNEKVESITRNEEGIFVLLTASGQKHYSKTIIVAVGGGILNPQKLEIEGAERFEVSNLNYTVKSFNRFKDKTVIISGGGNSAIDWANELEPVAKKVYLTYRKDSLAGHESQARQLMESSAVCFLNTTITKLIACANHESIEHVELTNHSTGEVSRLQIDEVIINHGYERDTSLLQNSKVDIAMVDNYYIEGNASSESSMDGIYAAGDILHHDGKLHLIAGTFQDAANAVNKAKQYIQPDALGMGMVSSHNEIFKKRNKELIKQMMKPAAVL, encoded by the coding sequence ATGGAACAGCAAGATTTATTTGATGTTACAGTTATTGGAGGGGGGCCAGCAGGCCTTTACTCCACTTTTTATAGTGGGTTAAGAGAAATGAAGACGAAGGTCATTGAATACCAGCCACAGCTAGGTGGGAAAATCCATGTATATCCGGAGAAAATGATTTGGGATGTAGGCGGCCTGACACCGACTACAGGAGAAAAATTAATTGAACAGTTAGTGGAGCAAGGCTTAACCTTCAATCCTACCGTCGTATTGAATGAGAAAGTGGAATCGATCACACGTAATGAAGAAGGGATATTCGTTCTACTTACGGCTTCCGGTCAAAAGCATTATTCCAAAACGATCATTGTTGCGGTTGGCGGCGGAATCTTGAATCCTCAAAAGCTGGAAATTGAAGGGGCGGAAAGGTTTGAGGTTTCCAATCTGAACTATACCGTTAAATCATTCAATCGCTTCAAGGATAAAACGGTGATCATCTCAGGTGGCGGCAACTCCGCAATCGATTGGGCTAATGAATTGGAGCCAGTAGCCAAAAAGGTGTATCTGACATACAGGAAAGATAGCTTAGCTGGTCATGAATCACAGGCAAGACAATTGATGGAAAGCTCAGCCGTTTGCTTCTTGAATACAACGATCACAAAGCTGATCGCGTGTGCCAATCATGAATCGATCGAGCATGTTGAATTGACCAATCATTCGACGGGTGAGGTTTCTCGCCTGCAGATCGACGAAGTCATCATCAATCATGGATATGAGCGCGATACATCTCTGCTGCAGAATAGTAAAGTGGATATTGCGATGGTGGATAATTATTATATTGAAGGTAATGCTTCCAGCGAATCCTCGATGGATGGAATTTATGCTGCCGGTGATATTCTGCACCATGACGGCAAATTGCACTTAATAGCAGGAACCTTCCAAGATGCGGCCAATGCCGTGAACAAAGCAAAGCAATATATTCAGCCCGATGCGCTTGGCATGGGGATGGTATCCTCCCATAATGAAATCTTTAAAAAACGCAACAAGGAACTGATCAAGCAAATGATGAAACCGGCTGCGGTCCTGTAA
- a CDS encoding PucR family transcriptional regulator, whose product MAINYRAFSTSAFYEDLGIFRLIQLIQHDQGTAHFIEDYLSPLISYDKEYGTELLLTLAKYFELDRSKKLTAHKLHVVRQTLYHRLEKIKKILDFDFDMPENRLNVEIALKAYQLKQQVGVPAK is encoded by the coding sequence TTGGCTATAAATTACCGTGCGTTTTCAACAAGTGCCTTTTACGAAGACCTTGGCATTTTTCGGTTGATACAATTGATTCAGCATGATCAAGGCACGGCCCACTTTATTGAGGATTATCTCTCTCCTTTAATATCGTATGATAAGGAATATGGAACGGAATTGCTTCTGACTTTAGCGAAATACTTTGAGCTTGATCGCTCAAAGAAGCTTACTGCTCATAAATTACATGTTGTAAGACAAACACTCTATCATCGGCTGGAGAAAATAAAAAAGATTCTTGATTTTGATTTTGATATGCCGGAGAACAGATTAAACGTTGAAATTGCTTTGAAAGCATATCAGCTCAAACAACAAGTCGGAGTTCCTGCGAAATAG
- the phnX gene encoding phosphonoacetaldehyde hydrolase, which yields MNKVEGIILDWAGTAVDFGCFAPVNVFVDIFNNAGIDVTMAEARAPMGMLKIDHIRAMLAMPRISALWEDVYGRTFNEEDVEKLYAEFEPALMVSLADYTDPIPGVIETVEALRNRGLKIGSTTGYTDAMMEVVVSNALKKGYGPDFHVTPDATDSIGRPYPYMIYRNIEELKVSASWKVVKVGDTASDMKEGVNAGVWSVGVIVGSSEMGLSLEEYTSLSELDRERVISETAHSFMQNGADFTIETMKELPELIDRINELISDGKRPSTN from the coding sequence ATGAATAAGGTAGAGGGAATCATTTTGGATTGGGCTGGGACGGCTGTGGATTTTGGATGTTTTGCGCCAGTGAATGTCTTTGTGGATATTTTCAACAATGCCGGCATCGATGTGACGATGGCGGAAGCGAGAGCACCGATGGGGATGCTGAAAATCGATCATATCCGTGCAATGCTTGCGATGCCAAGGATATCGGCTTTATGGGAAGATGTATATGGACGGACATTCAATGAGGAGGATGTCGAAAAATTGTACGCTGAATTTGAACCGGCACTGATGGTTTCCTTGGCAGATTATACAGATCCGATTCCAGGCGTCATCGAGACGGTGGAAGCTTTGAGAAATCGCGGGCTGAAGATTGGTTCGACAACGGGGTATACGGATGCCATGATGGAAGTCGTCGTCTCCAATGCGTTGAAAAAAGGCTATGGTCCGGATTTTCATGTAACCCCGGATGCGACCGATTCGATTGGGAGACCTTATCCATACATGATTTATCGTAATATCGAAGAATTGAAGGTATCGGCATCATGGAAGGTTGTGAAGGTAGGGGATACCGCTTCCGATATGAAAGAGGGAGTGAATGCTGGAGTCTGGTCGGTCGGAGTCATTGTCGGAAGCTCTGAGATGGGATTGAGTTTGGAGGAGTATACTAGTCTATCGGAATTGGATAGAGAAAGGGTAATCTCCGAAACTGCTCATTCCTTTATGCAAAATGGGGCTGATTTTACGATTGAAACGATGAAGGAATTGCCTGAGCTCATAGATCGCATCAATGAACTTATATCTGATGGGAAGAGGCCGAGTACAAACTAA
- the phnW gene encoding 2-aminoethylphosphonate--pyruvate transaminase codes for MNTYKLLTPGPLTTTSTVKQEMLVDRCTWEADYKEITQKIRNQLLDLAYAANGEYTAVLMQGSGSFVVESVLTTALSKSDKVLIITNGAYGKRMVKMAAYMGLRHREYGVEYNEFPKEAEIRSILLEDRDITHIAMVHCETTTGILNPIEMVSKITKEHGKTLIIDAMSSFGGVDMNVAELGIDYLISSANKCIQGIPGFGFVIAKLDELTACEGNARSLSLDLYDQWKEMDKDGKWRFTSPTHVVAAFAKALEELAEEGGISARFARYKANNDRLRKLMGQWGIHAYIAPEKQSPIITTFLFPTETFDFEDFYKFIKMNGYVIYPGKLTDMDTFRIGNIGEIHKEDIEELGRIVEKYMKVVTV; via the coding sequence ATGAATACGTATAAACTATTGACGCCTGGACCGCTGACCACTACAAGTACGGTGAAGCAGGAAATGCTCGTTGACCGCTGCACGTGGGAAGCGGATTATAAGGAAATCACCCAAAAAATCAGAAATCAGCTTCTCGACTTGGCATATGCTGCGAACGGAGAATATACGGCAGTACTTATGCAGGGAAGCGGCTCGTTTGTTGTAGAATCCGTGCTGACGACTGCACTTTCAAAATCCGATAAAGTGCTGATCATCACGAACGGCGCATATGGAAAACGGATGGTGAAAATGGCAGCGTACATGGGCTTGAGGCATAGGGAATATGGCGTTGAGTACAACGAATTTCCAAAGGAAGCTGAAATTCGCAGCATATTGCTTGAAGATCGTGACATCACACATATAGCGATGGTCCATTGTGAAACGACGACAGGAATCTTGAATCCGATCGAGATGGTTTCGAAGATTACAAAGGAACATGGGAAAACTTTGATCATCGATGCGATGAGCAGCTTTGGCGGCGTCGACATGAATGTAGCCGAACTCGGAATTGATTATTTGATCAGCAGTGCAAATAAATGCATCCAAGGCATACCAGGTTTTGGTTTTGTCATTGCTAAGCTTGACGAATTGACGGCTTGTGAGGGCAATGCCCGCAGTTTGTCACTGGATTTATACGATCAGTGGAAGGAGATGGACAAGGACGGGAAATGGCGTTTCACCTCTCCGACCCATGTAGTGGCCGCGTTTGCCAAAGCGCTGGAGGAATTAGCTGAAGAAGGCGGCATTTCTGCCAGATTCGCCCGTTATAAAGCTAATAATGATAGGCTGAGGAAGCTGATGGGGCAATGGGGGATTCATGCATATATCGCGCCGGAAAAACAATCGCCTATCATAACGACATTCCTTTTTCCGACTGAAACCTTTGACTTTGAGGACTTTTACAAGTTTATCAAAATGAACGGTTACGTAATCTATCCCGGAAAGCTGACGGACATGGATACATTCCGCATCGGCAATATCGGGGAAATCCATAAAGAAGATATCGAGGAACTTGGCAGGATCGTAGAAAAATATATGAAAGTGGTGACAGTATGA
- a CDS encoding extracellular solute-binding protein: MSKTIKIAVLSLVALSLAFVLAGRNSGKADEEKVVIYTNGDEEATAAMETSLKAAGYEGKYVLQSLGTSELGGKLLAEGTEIEADLVTMSSYFIESAQKQHSMFKGLSFGTKALEQSPAYYTPILANTGSIFVNTEVLKQHGLPMPSSIKDLTKPEYKGLVSIPNILDSSTGWLLVQAIISRYGDAEGKNVLHDLITNSGPHMESSGSGPINKVQAGEVAAGFGLRYQAVMAKESGLPIKFVDPAEGNFSYTESVAVVNKDSEAKTSLAMKMAETISKDAREELLKHYPVALYEGEKVTEKNKPAYPKKFKQPLTVELLKQHQQFFKSAQR, translated from the coding sequence ATGTCTAAAACGATCAAGATAGCCGTACTTTCTTTAGTTGCTTTAAGTTTGGCATTTGTATTGGCGGGCCGTAACAGCGGCAAAGCGGATGAGGAAAAGGTCGTCATCTATACGAATGGTGATGAAGAAGCCACGGCTGCAATGGAGACTTCCCTGAAAGCCGCCGGATACGAAGGGAAATATGTCCTTCAATCGTTAGGCACATCTGAATTGGGAGGGAAGCTGCTGGCGGAAGGTACTGAAATCGAGGCTGATCTAGTTACAATGAGTTCCTATTTCATCGAAAGTGCACAAAAGCAGCACTCCATGTTCAAAGGCCTGTCATTTGGCACAAAAGCATTGGAGCAAAGTCCAGCCTATTACACGCCGATCTTGGCGAATACCGGTTCCATTTTCGTGAATACGGAAGTGCTTAAACAACATGGCCTGCCGATGCCGAGCTCGATTAAGGACTTAACGAAGCCTGAATACAAAGGGCTCGTTTCCATCCCTAATATTCTGGACTCGTCAACAGGGTGGCTGTTAGTTCAAGCAATAATCAGTCGATACGGTGATGCAGAGGGGAAAAACGTTCTCCATGACTTAATAACGAATAGCGGACCGCATATGGAGAGCTCAGGTTCAGGCCCGATCAATAAAGTGCAAGCAGGGGAGGTGGCTGCCGGTTTTGGTTTACGCTACCAAGCTGTGATGGCTAAAGAGTCAGGCTTACCGATCAAGTTCGTCGATCCGGCTGAGGGGAATTTCTCCTACACGGAATCTGTGGCTGTCGTGAATAAAGATAGTGAAGCTAAAACAAGTTTAGCAATGAAAATGGCAGAAACGATCAGTAAAGATGCTAGAGAAGAATTGCTGAAGCATTACCCAGTCGCACTATATGAAGGTGAAAAGGTAACGGAAAAGAACAAGCCGGCCTACCCTAAGAAATTCAAGCAGCCTCTTACCGTCGAATTATTAAAACAGCATCAACAGTTCTTTAAATCAGCACAACGATAA